From the Lysobacter sp. FW306-1B-D06B genome, one window contains:
- a CDS encoding EAL domain-containing protein — MQGTYDFRAIVLSFLIAWFAAFVAVQLAGRVRSASGRTMPVWVWAGGAAFGLGIWSMHFTGMLAFRLPVPMYYDVRMTVVSLVAAVLSCVLALYVAGTRRRSFAQLLLAAAFMAMGIVSMHYLGMASITFSPGALYSPFWVIASIVVALAVSLVALHLLTRFSWIGNEPSFGVQVGAAALMALGVCGTHYTGMAALQVGPGTFCLTSPGAVPGEQLSLVIVSIALLYLAAITIGSQRDLHASEQRFRALVDGAPGAMIIVEANGRISLANVEAERLLGYTRGELAGRPIEVLIPSRLVPRCPDERARFLQVQRKLHVSGGEHELHCLRRDGSEIPVEFGLSPLVVQGRRVVVASIMDLTERKQAEERIARLAYFDTLTGLPNRSKFELRMEQALASAGTDGFGLIFADLDGFKEINDSLGHSAGDRVLAQIAHRLREGVGERGEVFRFGGDEFIVLLPSGSPTRDAGIAEELIRRVAVPMWMEGEQLGVTLSLGSVRHPEHGRDHDQLLKRADIAMYQAKGAGKNVHLRFLPDMEASVTRRFAMLNELRNAQELGQLVLLYQPMIELRTRRIIGAEALVYWDHPRHGRITPSTFIPVAEEHGLIESLGEWVLEEAVRQSAAWRANGLPPLRLAVNVSSAQFRDASRLRNAVDRVLRRHGFPADSLELEITERQIMHDPQSSIATMVALSELGVAMALDDFGTGYSSLSHLRDFPLRKLKIDRSFTDQIDRDPQGLAIVRAVCELGRNLGMQVVAEGVEREAQVAPLLGVDCALVQGFLFGAPMSAAEFERRMPRPVPA; from the coding sequence ATGCAGGGTACTTACGACTTCAGGGCGATCGTCCTGTCGTTTCTCATCGCGTGGTTCGCGGCCTTCGTCGCGGTCCAACTGGCAGGCCGCGTACGCAGTGCGTCCGGACGCACCATGCCGGTGTGGGTGTGGGCCGGCGGCGCCGCCTTCGGGCTGGGCATCTGGTCGATGCATTTCACCGGCATGCTGGCCTTCCGCTTGCCCGTGCCGATGTACTACGACGTGCGCATGACCGTCGTGTCGCTGGTCGCCGCCGTGCTGTCGTGCGTGCTGGCGCTGTACGTGGCCGGCACGCGCCGGCGCAGCTTCGCGCAATTGCTGCTCGCCGCCGCGTTCATGGCGATGGGCATCGTCAGCATGCATTACCTGGGCATGGCCTCGATCACCTTCAGCCCCGGCGCGCTGTACTCGCCGTTCTGGGTGATCGCCTCGATCGTCGTCGCCCTTGCGGTGTCGCTGGTCGCGCTGCACCTGCTGACGCGCTTTTCGTGGATCGGCAACGAACCCAGCTTCGGCGTGCAGGTCGGTGCCGCCGCGTTGATGGCGCTGGGCGTGTGCGGCACGCATTACACGGGCATGGCAGCACTGCAGGTGGGGCCGGGCACGTTCTGCCTGACATCGCCGGGCGCTGTCCCGGGCGAACAACTGAGCCTGGTGATCGTCAGCATCGCCCTGCTCTACCTGGCGGCCATCACCATCGGCTCGCAGCGCGACCTGCATGCCAGCGAGCAGCGCTTCCGCGCGCTCGTCGACGGCGCGCCCGGCGCGATGATCATCGTGGAAGCCAACGGCCGCATTTCGCTGGCGAACGTGGAAGCCGAGCGCCTGCTCGGCTACACGCGCGGCGAGCTGGCCGGCCGCCCGATCGAGGTGCTGATCCCCTCGCGCCTGGTGCCCCGTTGCCCGGACGAACGCGCGCGCTTCCTGCAGGTGCAGCGCAAGCTGCATGTGAGCGGCGGCGAGCACGAGCTGCACTGCCTGCGTCGCGATGGCAGCGAAATCCCGGTCGAATTCGGCCTGAGCCCGCTCGTCGTCCAGGGCCGGCGCGTCGTGGTGGCCTCGATCATGGACCTCACCGAGCGCAAGCAGGCCGAGGAGCGCATCGCGCGCCTGGCCTATTTCGACACGCTTACCGGCCTGCCGAACCGCAGCAAGTTCGAACTGCGCATGGAACAGGCGCTCGCCAGCGCCGGCACCGACGGCTTCGGCCTGATCTTCGCCGACCTGGACGGTTTCAAGGAGATCAACGATTCGCTAGGCCACAGCGCCGGTGACCGCGTGCTGGCGCAGATCGCGCACCGTCTTCGCGAAGGCGTCGGCGAGCGCGGCGAGGTGTTCCGCTTCGGTGGCGACGAATTCATCGTCCTGCTGCCCAGCGGCTCGCCCACGCGCGATGCGGGCATCGCCGAAGAACTGATCCGCCGCGTCGCCGTGCCGATGTGGATGGAAGGCGAGCAGCTCGGCGTCACGCTGAGCCTGGGCAGCGTGCGCCATCCCGAGCACGGCCGCGATCACGACCAGTTGCTCAAGCGCGCCGACATCGCGATGTACCAGGCCAAGGGCGCCGGCAAGAACGTGCACCTGCGCTTCCTGCCCGACATGGAAGCCTCGGTGACGCGCCGCTTCGCCATGCTCAACGAACTGCGCAACGCGCAGGAGCTGGGGCAGCTGGTGCTGCTCTACCAGCCGATGATCGAACTGCGCACGCGCCGCATCATCGGCGCCGAAGCGCTGGTGTACTGGGATCATCCGCGCCACGGCCGCATCACGCCGTCCACGTTCATTCCGGTGGCCGAAGAACACGGTCTGATCGAATCGCTCGGCGAATGGGTGCTGGAAGAAGCCGTGCGCCAGTCCGCCGCGTGGCGCGCGAACGGGCTGCCGCCGCTGCGACTGGCGGTGAACGTCTCCAGCGCGCAGTTCCGCGACGCGTCCCGCCTGCGCAACGCGGTCGACCGCGTGCTGCGCCGCCACGGCTTTCCGGCCGACAGCCTGGAGCTGGAGATCACCGAGCGCCAGATCATGCACGACCCGCAATCCAGCATCGCCACGATGGTCGCGCTGTCCGAACTGGGCGTGGCGATGGCGCTGGACGACTTCGGCACCGGCTATTCCAGCCTGAGCCACCTGCGCGACTTCCCGCTGCGCAAGCTCAAGATCGACCGCAGCTTCACCGACCAGATCGACCGCGACCCGCAGGGGCTGGCGATCGTGCGTGCGGTGTGCGAACTGGGCCGCAACCTGGGCATGCAGGTCGTCGCCGAGGGCGTGGAGCGCGAGGCGCAGGTCGCGCCGCTGTTGGGGGTGGACTGCGCGCTTGTGCAGGGCTTCCTGTTCGGCGCGCCGATGTCGGCGGCGGAGTTCGAGCGGCGCATGCCTCGCCCCGTGCCGGCCTGA